From the Butyrivibrio fibrisolvens genome, one window contains:
- a CDS encoding substrate-binding domain-containing protein gives MFSKKIALFISHIYGEYQKNLTQGIIDKALEHGYQTQVFTTNDGESLGDLSNIEECILRLPVYENLSGVIFASGTYASRDLRDKISGAIKKSGLPVIEVNDTDPSFPNVTMDNSTMFSVITEHFVSMHGAKRVCYLGCKSESDISELRLGIIKETLSHHGLSLDDNDYYVCDETPDDFDKALDHLTQKGTNIPDAIICYNDRLAYELIITAENKGYKIPEDFGVSGCDNLPAGQNMIPALTTISYPVYDLGRIAVSNLHSLIRGRERSNTSVFAKVIYGGSCGCSYPSDRRVHMYTHTLLHQIADLEKSIMMSSKIASAFGPASDLEDMLDLIEEYAREIENCNGFYLALSDSWNNLSDKILTLTASTDSVNYEKSSDTLTMYLALQNGKRLPSCTFKNNTLLPDFLMSDKENAIIVSPIYNHAGSIGYIVMTFENNRIKYPFKLIQYLVNLSQLLNNIRNRKKSDAMATHLEELYMKDALTGLYSSAGFEYYKNKNSSDSIDDSDADKILMIVDTEDLDSINKDHGQEAGNFAISVIGQAIRNSVPEGAIAGRINKGTFHILLNKNAASTDEVKKKIMTYLDNYNRLNPKEYKIRARI, from the coding sequence ATGTTTAGTAAAAAAATAGCTCTTTTTATCTCACACATTTATGGCGAATATCAAAAGAATCTCACACAGGGAATAATCGATAAGGCGCTTGAACACGGCTATCAGACGCAGGTATTCACAACCAATGACGGCGAATCACTTGGAGATCTTTCTAATATAGAAGAGTGCATACTAAGGCTCCCAGTTTATGAGAATCTAAGCGGCGTCATATTCGCATCCGGAACATATGCATCCAGAGATCTCAGAGATAAGATCTCTGGTGCTATAAAAAAGTCCGGGCTTCCGGTTATTGAAGTCAATGATACGGATCCTTCTTTTCCAAATGTAACTATGGATAATAGTACGATGTTCTCGGTCATTACAGAGCACTTTGTAAGCATGCACGGTGCAAAGCGCGTATGCTACCTTGGGTGTAAGAGTGAATCAGATATTTCTGAATTAAGGCTTGGCATCATCAAAGAGACCCTGTCCCATCACGGTCTGTCATTAGATGATAACGACTACTATGTATGTGATGAAACACCTGATGATTTCGATAAGGCTCTTGATCATCTTACCCAAAAAGGGACTAATATCCCGGATGCCATCATCTGTTATAACGACAGGCTTGCCTATGAGCTGATAATCACTGCCGAAAATAAAGGATATAAGATCCCCGAGGATTTCGGCGTATCAGGATGTGATAACCTGCCTGCAGGACAGAACATGATACCGGCACTTACAACTATATCTTATCCTGTATATGATCTTGGACGTATCGCAGTAAGTAACCTTCACAGCCTTATCCGAGGACGCGAGAGGTCTAATACAAGCGTTTTTGCCAAAGTGATATATGGAGGATCCTGCGGCTGCAGCTACCCTTCTGACAGAAGAGTTCATATGTATACTCACACGCTTTTGCATCAGATAGCTGACCTTGAAAAGTCCATCATGATGTCTTCCAAGATAGCTTCTGCCTTCGGTCCTGCAAGTGATCTTGAAGATATGCTGGATCTCATTGAAGAGTATGCAAGGGAGATTGAAAACTGTAACGGATTCTACCTGGCTCTTAGCGACAGCTGGAACAATCTGTCTGACAAGATACTGACCCTGACCGCATCCACAGATTCTGTAAACTATGAAAAAAGCTCCGATACCCTTACTATGTATCTTGCTTTGCAAAACGGCAAAAGGCTCCCTTCCTGCACTTTCAAGAATAATACGCTGCTGCCTGACTTCCTAATGTCAGATAAGGAAAATGCCATAATCGTATCTCCTATATATAACCATGCAGGCTCTATAGGATATATAGTTATGACCTTTGAGAACAACAGGATAAAATATCCATTTAAGCTGATACAATATCTTGTGAACTTATCACAGCTGCTTAATAACATAAGGAACAGAAAGAAATCCGATGCCATGGCAACTCATCTTGAAGAGCTGTATATGAAAGACGCGCTTACAGGGCTGTATAGCAGCGCAGGATTTGAATATTATAAGAATAAAAACAGTTCAGATAGTATAGATGATAGCGATGCAGACAAGATCCTAATGATCGTGGATACAGAAGATCTTGATAGCATAAACAAAGATCACGGTCAAGAAGCCGGAAACTTTGCAATATCTGTGATCGGCCAGGCTATCAGGAATTCTGTACCGGAAGGTGCGATCGCAGGGCGTATAAATAAGGGAACATTCCATATACTGCTTAATAAGAATGCTGCATCTACTGATGAAGTTAAGAAGAAGATAATGACATATCTTGATAACTATAACAGACTTAATCCGAAGGAATATAAGATACGCGCGCGGATATAG
- a CDS encoding response regulator yields the protein MHTLLIVEDEKMIRQGIKAMVQRSGVPVDNILECSNGEDALNLMHTTHVDVMFTDIRMQKMDGIELVRRVGELDDKPLIVAISGYDDFSYAVEMLRNGVREYLLKPVERDKIAEILRKLNDELEERTDEQNKDKELGLRQIRDLLDKELDEQKKKLIIDKYSLYFFDTLYRVCIYNAEKSKAGNSVDDARHQGHEDSGSKMDGNNYSDQYEAISFDDQDGSVVILKEDMIRAFINNEMPDKCAGLSDVHEGLSSLLDAYKEAVSMRKLSFIKGKTCVYGSDRFESVNPNLKEKAKELLTETERTKRIQIIGTDKTEDVIYRWKQLFKVLENGQIDIEEFCDEMDASLSSIPQVYRDNVTDDDLKMVESLKKLSEYDNLSEYQNLFMDWLLNLNQRLGNRPDDSNIRQKIELARKYINDNYNKDLNMAVVSNYVSMNYSLFSYSFKGYTGKNFVNYLKEIRIEKAKELLTSTDLKVIEISQQVGYDNEKHFMKTFKAMCGVSPGEYRKNMTT from the coding sequence ATGCATACATTATTGATCGTAGAAGATGAGAAAATGATACGACAGGGCATAAAAGCTATGGTACAAAGAAGCGGTGTTCCTGTTGACAATATCCTTGAGTGCTCTAACGGGGAGGATGCGCTTAATCTAATGCATACAACCCATGTTGATGTCATGTTCACAGATATCAGAATGCAGAAGATGGACGGGATCGAGCTTGTAAGAAGGGTAGGAGAGCTTGACGATAAGCCTCTAATAGTTGCAATAAGCGGCTATGACGACTTTTCATATGCTGTTGAAATGCTTAGAAACGGCGTTAGAGAGTACCTTTTAAAACCTGTTGAGAGAGATAAGATAGCCGAAATCCTTAGAAAGCTTAATGATGAACTTGAAGAAAGAACTGATGAGCAAAATAAGGATAAAGAGCTTGGGCTTAGGCAGATAAGAGATCTGCTTGATAAGGAGCTTGATGAACAGAAAAAGAAGCTGATAATAGATAAGTATTCTTTATACTTTTTTGATACTTTATATAGGGTATGTATATATAATGCTGAAAAGAGTAAAGCAGGTAACAGCGTAGACGATGCCAGGCATCAAGGTCATGAAGATTCTGGCTCCAAAATGGATGGTAATAACTACTCGGATCAGTATGAAGCCATTTCTTTTGACGATCAGGACGGATCAGTGGTCATACTAAAAGAGGACATGATCAGAGCTTTTATCAATAATGAAATGCCTGATAAGTGCGCGGGGTTAAGTGATGTTCATGAAGGGCTGTCAAGCCTGTTGGATGCATACAAGGAAGCTGTATCTATGCGTAAGCTTTCTTTTATCAAAGGAAAAACATGTGTATATGGATCTGATAGGTTTGAAAGTGTAAATCCTAATTTAAAAGAAAAAGCTAAAGAGCTTCTGACAGAAACTGAGCGCACCAAGAGGATTCAGATCATAGGAACTGATAAGACAGAAGATGTCATATACAGATGGAAGCAGCTCTTTAAGGTACTGGAAAATGGTCAGATAGATATTGAAGAGTTCTGCGATGAAATGGACGCGAGCCTTTCTTCGATACCGCAGGTTTACAGAGACAATGTTACAGATGACGATCTTAAAATGGTAGAGTCTTTGAAAAAGCTTAGTGAATACGACAACCTGTCCGAATATCAGAACCTTTTTATGGACTGGCTCCTTAATTTAAACCAAAGGCTTGGCAATAGACCGGATGACAGTAACATAAGACAGAAGATAGAACTGGCCAGGAAGTATATAAATGATAATTATAATAAAGATCTGAACATGGCCGTTGTATCTAACTATGTGTCAATGAACTATTCGCTCTTTTCCTATTCATTTAAGGGATATACCGGCAAGAACTTTGTGAATTATTTGAAGGAGATAAGGATAGAGAAGGCCAAGGAACTATTGACAAGTACCGACCTTAAGGTGATAGAGATAAGCCAACAGGTAGGTTATGATAACGAGAAGCACTTCATGAAGACCTTCAAAGCCATGTGCGGAGTATCTCCCGGAGAGTATAGGAAGAATATGACAACCTGA
- a CDS encoding sensor histidine kinase, whose protein sequence is MKEGSFFGNLKINSRFTLVILAFTFVPIGVMAGVLFRNLETDAIKESYNYMEAKVTRDYAMISTNIESINMSTRFFLSDEGLSDILTMAYDGQTMDTRQIIDFYNTQVADLERLVNNNPVLYAVRVYGVNDNVQEMMPVLYNNTRMKKLSWYDDVKEGWHFGYYDTLFSSLTTDQGTELAGLCSQVTDYDRGVIGYVEAAMPLKTMFPGVYEGDDTLYSFFVSSSGQVLFGSTKDNTESLEASTGYSKEPDFGDGLDDSTYYRSDKVDESLIIDAFTTDLGDLDRQIIYKKISGRYLTIARYPIRSLNGVMYSVQDITSQVWAVYHRRNIFVFIMTIVLFVTAGLIYRIVRRFQKEVLSKSSELRSLQNQINAHFIYNVLESIKMMAEIDEKYEISDAITSLGKLMRYSIKQGFGNVHLSDELEYIKNYVLLINLRYDFEVILSLNVPGDLLSQEIPKMSLQPIVENAVLHGIEPVAADTTIYIKAWKDDDRFRIEITDSGKGMDEGELQKLLKRIHGEIEESGGRGNGIGLKNVEDRIKLTFGSEYGLGVYSKPLKYTKVSIVLPRRDLEKK, encoded by the coding sequence ATGAAAGAAGGAAGCTTTTTTGGCAATTTAAAAATAAATAGTAGATTCACCCTTGTGATCCTTGCTTTTACCTTCGTTCCTATTGGCGTTATGGCAGGTGTCCTTTTTAGGAATCTTGAAACAGATGCTATAAAAGAAAGCTATAACTACATGGAAGCCAAGGTTACAAGAGACTATGCGATGATCTCGACCAATATCGAATCGATCAATATGTCTACAAGGTTCTTTTTGTCAGATGAGGGTCTTTCGGATATTCTTACGATGGCTTATGATGGTCAGACTATGGATACGAGGCAGATCATTGATTTTTATAATACTCAGGTGGCTGACCTTGAAAGGCTTGTTAATAATAATCCTGTACTGTATGCAGTAAGAGTATATGGCGTCAATGACAATGTGCAGGAGATGATGCCTGTTTTGTACAATAATACCCGTATGAAAAAATTGTCATGGTACGACGATGTCAAAGAGGGCTGGCATTTTGGATATTACGATACCCTCTTTTCCTCACTTACTACAGATCAGGGGACAGAGCTTGCAGGTCTGTGCAGTCAGGTTACAGATTATGACAGAGGCGTTATCGGATATGTGGAAGCGGCGATGCCGCTTAAGACTATGTTCCCGGGAGTGTATGAAGGTGATGATACTCTGTACAGCTTCTTTGTAAGCAGTAGTGGACAAGTTCTGTTTGGAAGTACTAAAGATAACACAGAAAGCTTGGAGGCAAGCACTGGTTACAGCAAAGAGCCTGATTTTGGCGATGGTCTTGATGATAGTACATATTATAGATCTGATAAAGTGGATGAAAGTCTTATTATAGACGCATTTACTACAGATCTTGGAGATCTTGACAGACAGATAATATACAAGAAGATCTCAGGAAGATACCTGACTATAGCGCGGTATCCTATACGAAGCCTTAATGGTGTTATGTATAGTGTCCAGGATATTACCAGTCAGGTATGGGCGGTATATCATAGGCGCAATATCTTTGTCTTTATAATGACTATAGTCCTGTTCGTCACAGCGGGTCTTATATACAGGATTGTAAGGCGTTTCCAGAAAGAGGTGCTGTCCAAAAGCTCAGAACTTAGATCTCTTCAAAACCAGATCAATGCCCATTTCATCTACAACGTACTTGAGTCTATCAAGATGATGGCCGAGATAGATGAAAAGTATGAGATATCGGATGCCATAACTTCTCTTGGCAAGCTTATGAGATATAGCATAAAGCAGGGCTTTGGCAATGTGCATCTTAGTGATGAGCTTGAATATATCAAGAACTATGTGCTCCTTATAAACTTAAGGTATGATTTTGAAGTTATATTGTCGCTGAATGTACCTGGGGATCTTCTAAGTCAGGAGATACCTAAGATGTCACTGCAGCCTATAGTAGAGAACGCGGTACTTCACGGCATAGAGCCTGTGGCAGCAGATACGACTATCTATATCAAAGCCTGGAAAGATGATGATAGATTCCGTATAGAGATCACGGATTCCGGCAAGGGCATGGATGAAGGTGAGCTTCAAAAACTTTTAAAACGTATACATGGTGAGATAGAAGAAAGCGGCGGAAGAGGAAACGGCATAGGGCTTAAAAATGTGGAGGACCGTATTAAGCTGACGTTTGGATCCGAGTATGGTCTGGGAGTATATTCTAAGCCCCTTAAATATACTAAGGTTTCTATAGTACTTCCAAGAAGAGATCTGGAGAAAAAGTAG
- a CDS encoding methyl-accepting chemotaxis protein, which yields MKNLKVRTKLSILLAVVVIAMIGLSGMAIIGMSQIQSTSVEIIKDSISQDYDDQIKNEVDTAFAICDTYYGLYQAGAMTLDEAKEYSATVIRGISYGEAGYLWVDTYDGVNVVLLGNDTEGTNRLGSKDSQGFAMVADFIEGAKKNVNEGYFNEYYFPKAGETEPSPKRAYTKAYPNFEWVIGTGNYIDYIESTTAEHEGVLSAKATNISAISIGTGVVLIIISVVLTVMLTRSIVGPLKDTSVWLDEMGSGDFSRHIDPKYTELHDDFGILMQQLEKMRHSVSKLLKGAKNDSISVHDSSIELAQGAAQTKDNSANITIAVGEIADGATNQAESVQDGVNAIQEILQNVETLNNEVDAADEKANAMAESSDNMQANFEKLKAAMTQSADSLADVSEKVKAMGDSVEEVQNAVAAINEISSRTNLLSLNASIEAARAGEAGKGFAVVATEIQDLSVQSSQSAQRIGEIMKGLSDSSESAVRTVSQLNDAVGGQQQISDETAEAVRDVISMIADVRENFNKAKDAAEITRTKCVDLNDTMSSLSAISEENAASAQETSASMQEVNNTVENISDLSATLENISTELTELLEVFHVSDL from the coding sequence ATGAAAAATCTGAAAGTCAGAACAAAGCTAAGTATCCTTCTTGCAGTTGTAGTAATAGCCATGATCGGATTAAGCGGTATGGCTATAATAGGAATGAGTCAGATTCAGTCGACTTCAGTTGAGATCATCAAAGACTCCATCAGTCAGGACTATGATGATCAGATAAAAAACGAAGTTGATACGGCCTTCGCAATCTGCGATACATATTATGGATTGTATCAGGCCGGTGCAATGACACTTGATGAAGCCAAAGAATATTCCGCGACTGTTATAAGAGGTATAAGCTATGGCGAAGCCGGATATCTGTGGGTAGATACCTATGACGGCGTCAATGTAGTCCTCCTTGGAAACGATACAGAAGGAACCAACAGATTGGGATCCAAAGATAGTCAGGGATTTGCAATGGTGGCTGACTTCATTGAAGGTGCCAAAAAAAATGTAAACGAAGGCTACTTCAACGAGTACTATTTCCCAAAGGCAGGCGAAACTGAGCCTTCACCAAAGAGAGCCTATACCAAAGCTTATCCTAACTTCGAATGGGTAATAGGAACAGGTAACTATATCGATTATATAGAATCTACTACTGCTGAGCATGAAGGTGTCCTGTCTGCTAAAGCAACCAATATCTCTGCAATCTCCATAGGTACAGGTGTTGTACTTATCATAATATCTGTAGTACTGACAGTAATGCTCACAAGATCTATCGTAGGTCCATTAAAGGATACTTCTGTATGGCTTGATGAAATGGGAAGCGGAGACTTCTCAAGACATATAGATCCTAAATACACAGAGCTTCATGATGATTTTGGTATACTCATGCAGCAGCTTGAAAAGATGAGACATTCTGTCAGCAAGCTCTTAAAAGGTGCCAAGAACGATTCTATAAGTGTCCACGACTCCTCTATCGAACTGGCTCAGGGCGCAGCACAGACCAAGGACAACAGTGCTAACATCACTATAGCTGTAGGCGAGATTGCCGATGGTGCTACCAATCAGGCTGAAAGTGTTCAGGACGGTGTTAACGCTATTCAGGAGATTCTTCAGAATGTTGAAACTCTCAATAATGAAGTTGATGCTGCTGACGAGAAAGCCAATGCTATGGCAGAGTCTTCCGACAACATGCAGGCTAACTTCGAGAAGTTAAAAGCTGCCATGACCCAGTCAGCAGATTCCCTTGCTGATGTATCAGAAAAAGTAAAAGCAATGGGTGATTCTGTAGAAGAAGTTCAGAATGCTGTTGCAGCTATTAATGAGATAAGTTCCAGAACCAACCTCTTGTCACTTAATGCATCAATTGAAGCTGCAAGAGCAGGTGAAGCAGGTAAAGGCTTCGCGGTCGTTGCTACAGAGATTCAGGATCTGTCAGTTCAGTCATCTCAGTCCGCTCAGCGTATCGGCGAGATCATGAAGGGACTATCCGACAGCTCCGAATCCGCAGTAAGAACCGTAAGCCAGCTCAATGACGCAGTTGGAGGCCAGCAGCAGATAAGCGATGAAACAGCTGAGGCTGTACGAGATGTTATCAGTATGATCGCAGATGTTCGTGAGAACTTCAACAAAGCCAAGGATGCAGCAGAGATCACCAGAACCAAATGCGTTGATCTAAACGATACAATGAGTTCACTGTCAGCTATATCAGAAGAAAATGCTGCAAGCGCTCAGGAGACAAGTGCTTCAATGCAGGAAGTCAACAACACTGTTGAGAATATCAGCGATCTTTCTGCTACACTTGAGAATATCTCAACCGAGCTTACTGAACTACTGGAAGTATTCCATGTATCCGATCTGTAA
- a CDS encoding glycoside hydrolase family 3 protein: MKKWTRANFQPNLPLEGDKKVTASAEHIELSMRAAAEGMVLLKNEKDILPLAKGTRVALFGKGTFDYVKGGGGSGDVYTKYVRNIYEGFKALGVDVFEPLCEYYKKDVDSQYQKGAAPGMTVEPELPDDLLTSAGFYTDTAIISISRFSGEGWDRSDVEYNGEYNPWETEVSMPKTAGRIFPKGDFYLTDAEQEMISKVSGRFAKTIVVLNVGGIVDTKWIKCGDKIGAALLAWQGGMEGGLAAARILMGIDNPSGKLPDSFAIDIDDYPSTEGFHESVDYVDYTEDIYVGYRYFETIKGAKERVVYPFGYGLSYTSFDKELIKVIEEDDGFTFRIRVTNTGKLAGKEVAAIYMSAPMGQLQKPSRVLVAFEKTRLLEAGDAQVMELYVSRYQLSSYDDLGKIEESSYVIEKGEYSFFLGSSVEDAFETEYKFVAPEDIVYKKLSRKLAPVSLKKRLLADGSYEDLPTGPDADINECIFEKMVPGTEEAVVPADRGREPYLLMDPYKTKDTKPLIDVYEGKISIEDFIAQLRDDDLIDLLGGQPNRGVANTWGMGNKPEYGVPNVMTADGPAGVRINPDCGVVTTAWPCATLLASTWNKELLYKVGEAGGKELKENNLQIWLTPAVNIHRSPLCGRNFEYYSEDPYLAGKLASSLVKGIQSLGVAASVKHFAANNKETNRKHSDSRVSERALREIYLKAFEIIVKEADPWTIMSAYNAVNGQRASESKDLLTGILRDEWGFKGMVTSDWWNRAEQYKEILAGNDVKMANGYPDRVRKAMEMGAIHRSDLEICAKRVLMMILKLD; encoded by the coding sequence ATGAAAAAATGGACAAGAGCTAATTTTCAACCAAATCTTCCTCTTGAAGGAGATAAGAAAGTTACAGCAAGCGCTGAGCATATAGAGCTTTCAATGCGGGCAGCAGCAGAAGGAATGGTACTTCTCAAAAACGAGAAGGATATACTTCCGCTTGCAAAAGGGACCAGGGTTGCTCTTTTTGGCAAAGGAACTTTTGACTACGTAAAAGGAGGCGGCGGATCAGGAGACGTATATACCAAGTACGTAAGGAATATCTATGAAGGCTTTAAAGCTCTTGGAGTAGATGTATTCGAGCCTTTATGCGAGTATTACAAAAAAGATGTAGATAGCCAGTATCAAAAAGGTGCAGCGCCGGGCATGACAGTAGAGCCGGAGCTTCCTGACGATCTACTAACATCAGCAGGATTTTATACAGATACAGCCATCATCAGTATCAGCAGATTCTCCGGCGAGGGATGGGACCGTTCAGATGTAGAGTATAACGGCGAGTACAATCCCTGGGAGACAGAAGTCAGCATGCCCAAAACTGCAGGCAGGATCTTCCCAAAGGGAGATTTCTATCTTACAGATGCTGAACAGGAGATGATCAGCAAAGTAAGCGGCAGATTTGCAAAGACTATAGTAGTCCTTAATGTGGGCGGCATCGTAGATACCAAGTGGATCAAGTGCGGTGATAAGATAGGTGCGGCTCTTCTTGCATGGCAGGGCGGAATGGAAGGAGGCCTTGCAGCTGCAAGGATACTCATGGGTATAGATAACCCGTCTGGTAAGCTTCCTGACTCTTTTGCCATAGATATAGATGACTACCCGTCTACAGAAGGCTTCCATGAATCGGTAGATTATGTAGACTATACAGAAGATATATATGTTGGCTACAGATATTTTGAGACCATAAAAGGTGCCAAAGAACGCGTAGTATATCCTTTTGGATACGGTCTTTCCTATACATCTTTTGACAAAGAGCTGATCAAAGTGATCGAAGAAGATGACGGCTTCACATTCAGAATACGAGTTACCAATACAGGTAAGCTCGCCGGTAAGGAAGTTGCTGCTATCTATATGTCAGCACCTATGGGCCAACTTCAAAAACCCTCAAGAGTTCTTGTTGCATTCGAAAAGACAAGACTTCTTGAAGCAGGAGATGCTCAGGTTATGGAGCTGTATGTATCCAGATACCAGCTATCATCCTACGACGATCTTGGCAAGATAGAAGAGTCCTCTTATGTTATAGAAAAAGGTGAATACAGTTTCTTCCTTGGGTCAAGCGTAGAAGATGCCTTCGAGACAGAGTATAAGTTCGTGGCACCTGAAGACATAGTTTATAAGAAACTTTCAAGAAAGCTTGCACCGGTATCTTTGAAAAAGAGACTCCTTGCAGACGGAAGCTATGAAGATCTCCCCACAGGTCCTGATGCTGATATTAACGAGTGCATATTTGAAAAGATGGTTCCGGGAACAGAAGAAGCTGTAGTTCCTGCGGACAGAGGAAGAGAACCGTATCTTCTTATGGATCCTTATAAGACCAAGGATACAAAGCCCCTTATAGATGTCTATGAAGGGAAAATATCTATTGAAGACTTTATAGCACAGCTAAGAGATGATGATCTTATAGACCTTCTGGGAGGTCAGCCCAACAGAGGCGTTGCCAATACCTGGGGCATGGGCAATAAGCCTGAATACGGCGTACCTAACGTCATGACAGCAGACGGCCCTGCAGGAGTTCGTATAAATCCTGACTGCGGCGTAGTTACAACAGCATGGCCATGCGCTACTCTTCTGGCATCTACCTGGAACAAGGAACTGCTTTACAAAGTCGGCGAAGCAGGAGGCAAGGAACTTAAGGAAAATAATCTCCAGATCTGGCTCACACCGGCTGTTAATATCCACAGAAGTCCACTTTGCGGAAGGAACTTCGAGTACTACTCAGAAGATCCATATCTTGCAGGAAAGCTTGCATCAAGTCTTGTAAAGGGTATCCAGTCTCTGGGCGTAGCAGCAAGTGTCAAGCACTTTGCAGCCAACAACAAGGAGACCAACAGGAAACACAGCGATTCTAGAGTATCAGAAAGAGCCCTTAGAGAGATATACCTAAAGGCCTTCGAAATAATAGTCAAAGAGGCAGATCCATGGACCATCATGTCAGCCTATAACGCAGTCAATGGCCAGAGAGCATCAGAATCCAAGGACCTTCTTACAGGAATCCTTAGAGATGAATGGGGCTTTAAAGGAATGGTAACCAGTGACTGGTGGAACAGGGCAGAGCAGTACAAAGAGATCCTTGCAGGCAATGATGTTAAGATGGCCAATGGCTATCCGGACAGAGTAAGGAAAGCCATGGAGATGGGAGCTATACATAGAAGCGACTTGGAAATATGCGCAAAGCGTGTACTTATGATGATACTGAAGCTTGATTGA
- the arcC gene encoding carbamate kinase has translation MENKKAVVSLGHEALGYTTGEQKEAVSRTAKALADLAQAGYQLTITHSNGPQVSMIHKAMTELHRIYIDYTAAPMSVCSAMSQGYVGYDLQSSLRSELEQRGISKTVTTILTQVTVDPYDEAFYSPTKAIGRFMSKEDADAEIKKGNFVKEVPGKGYLRIVAAPKPIDIVELDAIKLLADAGVEVIACGGGGIPVLEQEHKLKGASAVIEKDAIAGKLAADLKADRLVILTSVPCVYTSFGKDDQAPIEKMTVAKAKEYIEAGEFGEGDMLPKIEAAIQFLEANPEGSVLITSLDHVSDALKGRSGTFITA, from the coding sequence ATGGAAAATAAAAAAGCAGTTGTATCACTTGGTCACGAAGCACTTGGATATACAACAGGTGAACAAAAAGAAGCAGTATCTAGAACTGCAAAAGCACTTGCTGATCTTGCTCAGGCAGGTTATCAGCTTACCATAACTCATTCTAACGGACCGCAGGTCAGCATGATACATAAGGCCATGACTGAGCTGCACAGAATATACATAGACTATACGGCTGCTCCTATGAGCGTATGTAGTGCCATGAGCCAGGGCTATGTAGGATATGATCTTCAGAGCTCACTTAGAAGCGAACTTGAGCAAAGGGGCATATCTAAAACAGTTACAACTATCCTCACACAGGTAACAGTAGATCCATATGATGAGGCTTTCTATTCACCTACTAAGGCAATCGGAAGATTCATGTCCAAAGAGGATGCTGATGCAGAGATCAAGAAGGGCAATTTTGTAAAAGAAGTTCCCGGCAAAGGATACCTTAGAATAGTAGCTGCTCCAAAGCCTATTGATATAGTAGAACTTGATGCTATAAAGCTTTTAGCTGACGCGGGAGTAGAAGTTATAGCCTGCGGTGGTGGCGGAATCCCTGTTCTTGAACAGGAGCACAAATTAAAAGGAGCATCAGCTGTAATCGAGAAGGATGCAATTGCAGGTAAGCTTGCAGCAGACCTTAAGGCAGACCGTCTCGTAATCCTTACATCTGTTCCTTGTGTATATACATCTTTTGGTAAGGACGATCAGGCTCCTATCGAGAAGATGACTGTCGCCAAGGCAAAAGAGTATATAGAAGCAGGCGAATTCGGAGAAGGAGACATGCTTCCCAAGATAGAAGCTGCTATACAGTTCCTTGAAGCAAATCCTGAAGGATCAGTACTTATAACATCGCTGGATCACGTATCGGATGCACTTAAAGGCCGCTCCGGAACATTCATTACAGCATAA